CACTGCTACTTATCCACAACTAAGTAGCTACAAAGATCAACCTTTACTGGGTGATACGACCATAATCTCTTGTTTCAACCATTGTATGCTTCCTTTGTTTCAGTGTAACTAGGGGCACCCCTTTTGTTTTGAATGGTTTTTGCCAGTGAATCCCAATTTCCTCTCCCACCTCTGGCATCAAAACTTCTAAAGACACCCATTTCTTTGGATACCACCGATCCATCCTTTTCTATTGGAATAATAGTCCAGCCACATTTCTTTCGATGTATCAGTGTTTGATGCTCTAAGTACTCTTCCTCTTCAAATTCTTCCCCAGGGAGGACCAAAATACAGGCACACTCACTGCTTCTTGTGTTCCAGTTTACCACACAACCGGTATATCCTAACTTTCTCAGGAGCATCATTGTTTCAGTCCTTGTCCCATATTATAGCTAGGGGCCCCCTTCGTGTTTTTAATGGACTGCGCCAGTCTATTCCAATCTACTCTCTCAGCACTGGCATTAAAACTTGTCATGACGCTTAGTTCATCAGGTACCGATAATCCATCCCTTTCTATTGGAATAACATTTATACCATATTCCTTTTTTAATTTGAGTGTCTGTTGCACTAAGTACTGCCCATCTTTAAAATCTTCCCCATGGAGGACCAAAATACAGGCACACTGCTTCATCAGATCGAGTTTACCCGAATATACATAAGACCCCAGGTCTGCATCTTTTTTATACGTGCATCCCTTTAAGTTTCGCCCCTTCATTAACTCATGGAGAATGGTGTCCTCTACCCATTTTTCGTCACTCTCTCCGTGTGCAACATAGAAATCATACAAGAACTTTTGATCTTTGTCAGGACTCAATGCGCCCGATGGAGACCCAGCAGGTGGCTGAGATTGTGCTCCTGGTTCTTGGACATCCTGACCTGATTGGACCCTGATCTTCATGCCCCCGACTCCACTCACCAGTGGCCCAATACCTTGCTCCTCCTCCTGGGTGTCTGACCCTTCAAACTGGCATGACTGGGAAGCTGCCAATCTCATGTTTCCACTAGGGGGCTCCTGACCTGATGAATTTCTGACCTGCGTGCCCCCGATTCCACTCATAAGTGGGCTTATACCTTCATCCTCCTTCAGGGTGTCTGACCCCTTAAACTGGGAAGCTGTCAATCTGGTGACATCACTTCTGCTGCCAGAAAGCTTCTGACCTGATGAATTTCTGACCTTCGTGCCCCCGATTCCACTCATAAGTGGCCCTATACCTTCATCCTCCTTCAGGGTGTCTGACCCCTTAAACTGGGAAGCTGTCAATCTGGTGACATCACTTCTGCTGCCAGAAAGCTTCTGACCTGATGAATTTCTGACCTTCGTGCCCCCGATTCCACTCATAAGTGGCCCTATACCTTCATCCTCCTTCAGGGTGTCTGACTTTTCAAACTGGGAAGCTGCCAATCTGGTGACATCACTTCTGTAGCCAGGAAGCACTTGACCCGATAAATTTCTGACCTTCATACCCTCAACTCCACTCACAAGTGTCTCTAAACCTCTTCCACCCCCCTGAGTGTCTGATCCTAAACCCAGTGAACCACCTGCATTCTTCTTGGTCACAGCATCAGATGCTTGTGTTCTAGACTCTCTAGCCAAATTATCCAATGTTGATTGTGGGATCGGCTTTTCCCATGGCCCCTTGAGAGTACCACCGGGTCCAACAGGTGCAAATTGTGGTGACATCTCAGCTGGTctcagtaaaaccaaaatatccATATTATCGTCAATCTTCTTACAGTAATTATACAGCATCTGCAGTTCATGATCATATTCCTCATTTAGATTAAGAGTAAAGCAATATCTAGTCAAACTGCCGGATCCGTACTTTGTCATGGCCTTCCTCATGGACTGAACCATGTCCTCTAGAATAGGCTGAGCATTTTCATCTCTGTCTTCACTTCTCAGCAGTGAAAGGTAACTGCAAAACATTTCTCGAAAATATCCTGAATATTGTGTCCCTGCTGACTCCAAAACCACAGCCTTTTTAAAGCAATCAATAGACTCACGGTATTCACCCAAATCAAAGAAGCATCTCCCAAAGGTCTGTTGCAACTTTTGTCGTCTTTCACTGTGATCACCGCAATCCTCGCATCGCTTTAGGGTCTCTAACTCTAGTACAAGATACTGTCGTTGTTTATCTGGGGATACCACTGTATCACATTTAGCGAGATGGTGATAAACAGTGGCCAAATTTAGCAAATCCCATGCTGTATTGCGAAATTCAATTGCTTTCTCAAGGTCAGCCTTGGCATTTTCCAGCATGTTAGGGTGTGGCAGAAAAAATCGTCCACCGCCTTCTTTGTACTTTCGCATTTGCCACTGATAGCTTTTTACATAAATCATGCCCCTTGTGCTGAAAGCGTAAAAGTTATAGCAGCTGTCATCAAGACGGATTGATGTATATAGCATTTCAAGTGCCTTTTTATAGCAATTTTCTCTCTTTAGCGAATACACAAAGTTTGCATAACGAGCAAGAAGCCTTGGGTTATCTGGACTGATTATCATTGCTCTTTCCATACACATCACAGGATCATTTATACAGTCCTTTAACAGTTGAGGCTGAAAATGACTGTAAGTGAAATGTTTTATAGTCTTTATCATTCTTGCTATATCAGCTAAATGCCGCCAGCTTTCCCACTGATATTCAGAATCACCCGGGTTCCTATTTGCTATCTTAAAGAACAAACCGACAACCCTTTCCATTAGTTTATTAGCTTTGGAGTAGTTATCTCTGTATCTCAGCCCAGTGAAAAGCTTATGCAAGTTTTTGGCAATGAAAAACTCCCAGAAATCCGTTTCTGATGTGTCCACCATTTCCCCTGCACATCGGAGGGCTTTTctaaagatgacattggattgTTCGTACCTCTTGTTACAGTTCTCATCTGTATGCATATCAACAGCATACACATAAGCCTGTTCAGCAAGACATCTTGCTCGAGCCTTGATGATGCGTTTCTGTCTTGCATCCTGGTCAATTAAACCTTCCCACTTATCTTGGTAGCATCTAGCATCCTTCTTCCTGTATAGTGCCTGTAATACATGTTGCATATCAGCCAATGCGTTGAGGTTATCGGGATCCTTTTCAAGGACCGCGAGAAAGTGTTCCTGGGATTCATCGTAGCGTTTGAGAGCAAATTTAAGAAGACCAAGGAGATTGAGGATAGCAAGTTCTTCTGGCCTACCTAACCTTGTTCTCAAGTCTTGCTCTATGTCAAGAAGTTTTCTCTTCACAGAATCTTGGTTGATGTTCTTGTCAGTGATTGGGAGCTCAAGTTTAAAGAGTCCCGGAATAACGTCTACATTCTCCATGTCGATCtctgatgagaaacaaatactTGTTGAATGTTGGGACACTGCCTAGCAGACACACAAGAAGTGAAAAACTAAAAGTTGGAACAGGTAAAGGAAACGAGAAATGTGCAGACAACATAAAAAAACAGGGTTGGATCAAAAATGTGCAGACAACATAAAAAAACAGGGTTGGATCAAAAAATTGGTCGAAAATGAGAAACCAGTATGTTGAATATGGTTGAATGTTGAGACACCTAGCAGACACACAAGAAGTGAAAAACTAAAAGTTGGAACAGGAATGCCATATGTTTAGGAAATGAAAAATGTACagacaacataaaataacatggTACGATCAAGAAATCGGTTGAAGATGAGTGGGATAGGCCTGGAATGACACGCCGACCACAAGCACaggaggccattgcctctgttgccccatgtcttggccttggtgccccttcaaaagtttcaaaatgacttaaagattttacaatccaagtgccctttgcaaaatgaaaatggccctggGATATCGAAGATGAAATGACAGGACTAGTCGGAACTTCCTTTTCTTCCAATTTGCCTCAGATATGCAAAAAAGAACTATCATTGTTTCTATATTTGCAAAAGATAGTCACACCATGATTAAAGGTCTTGTCCCAGTCCCagtcccaggttgtattgtaaacttgggtgagATCACTGGCTATACATGGCAGCTAACGGTTGaattgcttctgactggcacgctcgaataaagatattgactaaataATAGGGAGCCTGCCAACATAGGGATGGATAGTTCAGTTGATTTAGCGCCGGTATGTTAACCCGgagggtcgttggttcaagtcccactccagtcattttattttcaaacccAAATAAAGCATATAAAAAACAAGCTACTTTTGAAGCATTTATATTCTAGCAGCAAATAACTAGCAGCCAGATCAAGGTGCTTTATCAAATATTCATCGGATGTTTATAGAGCAATCCTCAACTTTTCTCAACTCCCAGGAGAGTTGCAGCTGAGAAGTTGAATGGCGAGGCCAAGGACCCTGCTACGTTCGAGCTGCtggctagtcttggtgcaagacgtttcacttttccctttcacgcacaccgcggccaattcaccaaccgcaccgactcacctgacttagtccactcaccgccccggagaaacgtcttggtccgtttGCTGATCGCTCGGGAAATTCTGAGCACATTCCAACTGTAACGGCGGATTTTAACTGCAACACGTTAAACACAATAACCACTGCTTGTGACTATTTTGCCGATTCCTTTGCTCATGTACATTTAATGCCCTTTATTTATCGCTTCTCATCCAGTGCATCACAATGCACAATCCATGTATACATCACGATTTATTTTTGAACGTGTAGTTGGTGTCAATCACAATGTCGTGCTATATGTTATAATATCAAACGAGATGAAACGTTCCAAACAACAATCTAGGTTCGACCAAAAAGTACAAAACCAAAATGGCTGTTACGCAGTTAATTCCACCGAAGACTCACTCTGCAATCAGTTAAGATCTCGTATACATGTCCCTTCCTTAATATCCAATCAAATTTGCCTACAAACAAATCTCTGTTTAGCAACAAAATCTAACCTTTCTAATCCAGCTTTGATTCAGCGACGCATATCTGTCTCCATTTTTCTGCTGCATGCCCGCCCTCTTGCGTTCGAGCCAAAAAACTAAACTAGCGGCAACACCAACCATGCCGTGCTGCGCTGGGCCTGctctgacgtagcagtatcagtataatttcccacagtctggtatctgtacATCTCCGGTGCAACGCAACCAGAAACAGGCAGGCTTCCTCGTATGTTAGTTGGTGTGTAGGGCTTGTATATTTACCttcgtcttttaatttttgtaaacataattGCTGCTGAACGATGTGCCAATTTTAGTTTGCCCTAAAATACGTTTTTGGGgaagattttgagaatttttgtaaGTTTCAATTAATTGAGGGGAATGGAATCTAAAATGTTATGAGCGAGGATGTTTAGCGagctaacaaaaatagatcGATGTACACGAACATGGGATTTTCTGGGATCTTTAGTCTTAGTCCAAAGGGTAACTTTGTAGGTAAAACTAATTATAGGGTCGCAGTGCCTGAAAGTAATTTTTATGCAGAAAAAACTAACACAATGTACATACAAAACTTCCGTATCATACTCACACAGCTTGGTCAAAATCAACCGGTGGTCGAATACCATTAAATATCTAAGCCTATGAGTAATTTGACACGTCGTCGCGAAGATAAGAAGCCCAGCCACAACACCACGTTGTCATTcggttgtgtactgtgtgcatgtgtacaagaaggtacatgtacatgtcagacATCCTTTGCCTACGCACTTGGCCACAATTAGACGTGACATTGTTCACAAGGTATTCATGGAGGACAATTTTGGCGAACGATTGTGATCTCTTCTCCCAAAACTGTGCTTTATAGTTAAGTGCCGATAGCCATGCAggatatctttctttatttttgaaataatgtgcaaatatacccatacaagttacaagttctctcatctgcaaataaaacactcGACTCCTCGAGTCTTGCCGTGTGGTCAGCAATTGTTATAGTAACTTTTCATTGACTAACAATTTCTTCCCTTCAACAATCGATCGCAACCGCTGATctctaataaataataacataaagatcAGTGATTTGCATGCGCAACAAAACGCACATGGTGTGTATTTCCCCGGGTTCCCGCCGCATGATGCAGTGAGGCTTTTACTCGACACGGGAGCATGCaagttaccaggctggcccgcttgtctgtttccagttgtgcgcgtgcgtagtattttgttgacccacacgttgaatatgtatgTGAGGTCATAAACTCAAACATGCaaacggaccaagacgtttcttcggggcggtgagtggactaagtcaggtgagtcggtgcaaagctgtcggtgaattggctgCGGTTTGCGTGAAAGGGAAACgtgaaacgtcttgcaccaagactagctgCTGGCATGCGAGGGTGCTTtaggcagccagccacatcaacctatATTTGAACATGGAGCAAAGCCACAGAGAGAAACCATAACGCACAACTCATACTCACTTAGGTCTAAGCTAGGAATCCAACCAGGGCTacattggtgagaggcgagtgtTTTTATGCATTTCACCACCAAAGCCACCCTGAAGTTGCTTATTATAGCACTTACCCTTACGAGTTTATCCAATGCAATAGCATCTCATCCCTCAGGTCAGAGGCTCCAAttttatacacctgggttaagagaagcaactatggttaaaatgctttactcaagaacacaagtgtcatgactaggAATTGACAACACACTCCAATGATGCTACCATCAGACATGTCAGAACTTGATTTTGGCTGTTAACATGTTATAAATAGGCCTACCCAATGGCTGTGTCTGATTTACAGCAATGGCTACggtaacgtccgtcgatgtcggttttttcccattaccgatatatcgaaaatttaatatcgagtatactcgatatatcgagtatttcccgcgcgcaagatggaagcctaaaacagcacttggtatactcatggaggtagaaatatatataccatagactgacagtttaatagggttacatttcaacctgtttttgtctgatcccccgaacttgtttgtagtccaaacaatttcagattgcgtagtcccaccccgattatttctggttttacaacaaagtatgatcgccgctaccgctggcttggccaattggtgaacgctcaccacaattctcgattcgtgattggccatgattggccgtctcaaaatgacacagagcctttgtgagttgcgtgactcgccgacattaaggtgtcagttgccgatgcattgacgtagaagtgtcaatcaagttgtccaaagggcgcgcggactacctttacggttgaaaatggttgagataatcatcgaaacaaaaatcactagaaagtcccgcaaaacacagacctaccactcagcgatcacaatatacaacgcacgcagcatgcagtcacatagtctccaataaaggctcgtagtctttttactttgcattctataacaaaggcaagaaacattgaatgctagaacgccctctattgtcgaaataacacagtgcatcacgcgataccgccttgaccaaagactgcatgtgtctgcgcatgcttgggcaaacgggttttccccccgaattgcaataaccatacacgctggtgtgcacgcttaaaccgtacaacagcatagtcttcgctggtacgcacgcaatagccaccgacagcgtggtctgcgaagcatacctcggaaatgttagcttgtttaccgaaaacaacacaacgtgtaggctttatttgaccaaaatgacgccattacgataccttggatttatagaaagattattttactgtataacgtaagattgttttcttccttgttttgttttgtcttgttgattcggggaagtttttgcggggtatttttgcaaagtcaataatgctgtgatgaagacgcattgattttgatcacatgcacaatgggaagttgcatcttaaacagccgataggctggggcagcagcggcggtttcttctgaggttttaccgtgcgctcgccgcggggtcgtgaacttctgcggcgggccggcggctgatggcgaaaacacaaagaacatgcagacatacttggttgtaaaacgtattttgtttaatagggcaactcaaacacagatttcttttaaataatcggacactcttttggtattttcgatatcatttaagaacatcgaaattttcaaaacatggaaattttcgatatatatcgaaaatccgatattacgatatgattataaaagtgacatcggcgatttcgatgtcaaaaaaatatcgagtttttgagtattttcgatatatcgacggacgttaggctacggctatggctgacTCACCGTGCATCATACATTGAAGTATATAGGGCATCCATTGCaaaacccttagcaacagtcatagcttTAGTCACTAAATTGGACATATGTCTGTTACTATTCGCAGGTTTAAATTGTAAGACCATTTTATGAATGCTTGCGACAATTGATTTATATGCCATATTATTTGATGTATGTTAGctttgctcaaggcagtcgcattattcgctccgaaaagacgccgctttaaacccacccgtataccctgtcagtggtgcgtgcgatcacaccgcatgacccacccttATACACACCGTCACATCGTACggctactgtgcacacaagtcatccgcactcgtaccactaaccgcatgcggatgccgtcaggccgacagccttgttgggtctgtaacttccgggtttattgtgttgtattgaaaaatttccacaagtggaaaaaattgggggggctctcagatatgctagtatgcagtccatgaatatgtatatctttcgtctgacctatcagacaacacaggatgtgaggcaaatgaattattcattttgacgtccaatcacgcacgtcatgctcactgagcgtccgtggtgagggtgtgtgatgtagacatgtctcgtctttcgcgggcattatggtaatgagctgaccgtgggaactcttcgcttattatagtaatgaggtcagtggcttcaacacagaccctacaaggctgtcggcctgacggccgacgcatgcaTATAGTGTACGGgagcatcgtgtcgtgcgatattacgcacagtgaatacgggtgggtttttatacagcggcggtcttttttcggagtgaataattcgactgccttgagcaagactagatgtacatgtatgtaggcctatagcAAAGTTTGCCATGTGGATAATGCAATATCGACCAGCAAAACTTTCTGAAATGAACAACTgcaaaatgaatgaattaatgCTGCGTCTAAAGAATAACCAAGACTGTGTGCACGGTCTAACTCAGCTAtcaaacataggattcgaactgcctctagctaccgggcaacctcggtagtctagttggtaagacaatgctctagaattgcagtggtaagacactgctctagaattgcatgggccatgggttcgaatcccacccgagtaacatggctgtgatatttttttcacaggactcaggaaagtactgagtactcagtgctaacacacatcggtgtatgggtaaaaacccaaattaatattctttatccccgatgcaaatttaacatctattatatcagCTATCATTGAGTGAGCTCAATGCTTTGACCAATGATTTAATG
Above is a genomic segment from Asterias rubens chromosome 5, eAstRub1.3, whole genome shotgun sequence containing:
- the LOC117290092 gene encoding uncharacterized protein LOC117290092, whose amino-acid sequence is MENVDVIPGLFKLELPITDKNINQDSVKRKLLDIEQDLRTRLGRPEELAILNLLGLLKFALKRYDESQEHFLAVLEKDPDNLNALADMQHVLQALYRKKDARCYQDKWEGLIDQDARQKRIIKARARCLAEQAYVYAVDMHTDENCNKRYEQSNVIFRKALRCAGEMVDTSETDFWEFFIAKNLHKLFTGLRYRDNYSKANKLMERVVGLFFKIANRNPGDSEYQWESWRHLADIARMIKTIKHFTYSHFQPQLLKDCINDPVMCMERAMIISPDNPRLLARYANFVYSLKRENCYKKALEMLYTSIRLDDSCYNFYAFSTRGMIYVKSYQWQMRKYKEGGGRFFLPHPNMLENAKADLEKAIEFRNTAWDLLNLATVYHHLAKCDTVVSPDKQRQYLVLELETLKRCEDCGDHSERRQKLQQTFGRCFFDLGEYRESIDCFKKAVVLESAGTQYSGYFREMFCSYLSLLRSEDRDENAQPILEDMVQSMRKAMTKYGSGSLTRYCFTLNLNEEYDHELQMLYNYCKKIDDNMDILVLLRPAEMSPQFAPVGPGGTLKGPWEKPIPQSTLDNLARESRTQASDAVTKKNAGGSLGLGSDTQGGGRGLETLVSGVEGMKVRNLSGQVLPGYRSDVTRLAASQFEKSDTLKEDEGIGPLMSGIGGTKVRNSSGQKLSGSRSDVTRLTASQFKGSDTLKEDEGIGPLMSGIGGTKVRNSSGQKLSGSRSDVTRLTASQFKGSDTLKEDEGISPLMSGIGGTQVRNSSGQEPPSGNMRLAASQSCQFEGSDTQEEEQGIGPLVSGVGGMKIRVQSGQDVQEPGAQSQPPAGSPSGALSPDKDQKFLYDFYVAHGESDEKWVEDTILHELMKGRNLKGCTYKKDADLGSYVYSGKLDLMKQCACILVLHGEDFKDGQYLVQQTLKLKKEYGINVIPIERDGLSVPDELSVMTSFNASAERVDWNRLAQSIKNTKGAPSYNMGQGLKQ